In a genomic window of Epinephelus fuscoguttatus linkage group LG23, E.fuscoguttatus.final_Chr_v1:
- the LOC125884439 gene encoding uncharacterized protein LOC125884439 isoform X4 — protein sequence MMCIILLLINLTSCVCGTFVVNVTQTCYQAEENHNITLEFMFTTKPGSSLKSLFIYCELKTDLRATSLFHLHNGVEVPESQDEQFTGRVQCDKDVLREGRLRLHVSRLSTNDSGLYMCEDGDSTATCRLTVTAAKPKRVRPMSTSAPPQGWEWTAVYCSLGLIPAAAGLGLLGYLLYRHFRPRKWRQRVRQRPAQRPGQGQESNNSINTLNNFKPRQPDSCSDHSDGSESAPHSVHASLETAAMTNSMRQDCST from the exons GAACATTTGTAGTCAATGTGACACAGACCTGTTATCAGGCAGAGGAGAACCACAACATCACACTGGAATTCATGTTCACAACCAAACCTGGCAGCTCCCTCAAGTCCCTTTTTATCTACTGTGAACTGAAAACTGATCTCAGAGCCACAAGTCTGTTTCATCTACATAATGGTGTTGAGGTCCCAGAGTCTCAGGATGAACAGTTTACAGGACGAGTCCAGTGTGACAAAGACGTCCTCAGAGAGGGACGACTCAGACTTCATGTGTCCAGACTCAGTACTAATGACTCAGGACTGTACATGTGTGAAGATGGCGACAGCACTGCTACATGTCGGCTCACTGTCACTG CAGCAAAGCCCAAACGCGTGAGACCAATGTCAACAAGTGCACCACCACAGGGTTGGGAATGGACCGCCGTATATTGTTCCCTGGGACTgataccagcagcagcaggcctgGGTCTTTTGGGTTACTTATTGTACAGACACTTTCGGCCTCGGAAATGGAGACAAAGAGTAAGACAAAGACCAGCACAAAGACCAGGACAAGGACAAGAGTCCAACAATTCCATCAATACTCTTAATAATTTTAAGCCAAGACAACCAGATTCCTGCTCAGATCATAGTGATGGATCTGAGTCAGCTCCACACTCTGTACATGCATCACTGGAAACAGCTGCAATGACAAATTCAATGAGACAAGACTGTTCAACTTAa
- the LOC125884439 gene encoding uncharacterized protein LOC125884439 isoform X1, whose product MSLKTREKMMCIILLLINLTSCVCGTFVVNVTQTCYQAEENHNITLEFMFTTKPGSSLKSLFIYCELKTDLRATSLFHLHNGVEVPESQDEQFTGRVQCDKDVLREGRLRLHVSRLSTNDSGLYMCEDGDSTATCRLTVTAAKPKRVRPMSTSAPPQGWEWTAVYCSLGLIPAAAGLGLLGYLLYRHFRPRKWRQRVRQRPAQRPGQGQESNNSINTLNNFKPRQPDSCSDHSDGSESAPHSVHASLETAAMTNSMRQDCST is encoded by the exons GAACATTTGTAGTCAATGTGACACAGACCTGTTATCAGGCAGAGGAGAACCACAACATCACACTGGAATTCATGTTCACAACCAAACCTGGCAGCTCCCTCAAGTCCCTTTTTATCTACTGTGAACTGAAAACTGATCTCAGAGCCACAAGTCTGTTTCATCTACATAATGGTGTTGAGGTCCCAGAGTCTCAGGATGAACAGTTTACAGGACGAGTCCAGTGTGACAAAGACGTCCTCAGAGAGGGACGACTCAGACTTCATGTGTCCAGACTCAGTACTAATGACTCAGGACTGTACATGTGTGAAGATGGCGACAGCACTGCTACATGTCGGCTCACTGTCACTG CAGCAAAGCCCAAACGCGTGAGACCAATGTCAACAAGTGCACCACCACAGGGTTGGGAATGGACCGCCGTATATTGTTCCCTGGGACTgataccagcagcagcaggcctgGGTCTTTTGGGTTACTTATTGTACAGACACTTTCGGCCTCGGAAATGGAGACAAAGAGTAAGACAAAGACCAGCACAAAGACCAGGACAAGGACAAGAGTCCAACAATTCCATCAATACTCTTAATAATTTTAAGCCAAGACAACCAGATTCCTGCTCAGATCATAGTGATGGATCTGAGTCAGCTCCACACTCTGTACATGCATCACTGGAAACAGCTGCAATGACAAATTCAATGAGACAAGACTGTTCAACTTAa
- the LOC125884439 gene encoding uncharacterized protein LOC125884439 isoform X3, translating to MREKMMCIILLLINLTSCVCGTFVVNVTQTCYQAEENHNITLEFMFTTKPGSSLKSLFIYCELKTDLRATSLFHLHNGVEVPESQDEQFTGRVQCDKDVLREGRLRLHVSRLSTNDSGLYMCEDGDSTATCRLTVTAAKPKRVRPMSTSAPPQGWEWTAVYCSLGLIPAAAGLGLLGYLLYRHFRPRKWRQRVRQRPAQRPGQGQESNNSINTLNNFKPRQPDSCSDHSDGSESAPHSVHASLETAAMTNSMRQDCST from the exons GAACATTTGTAGTCAATGTGACACAGACCTGTTATCAGGCAGAGGAGAACCACAACATCACACTGGAATTCATGTTCACAACCAAACCTGGCAGCTCCCTCAAGTCCCTTTTTATCTACTGTGAACTGAAAACTGATCTCAGAGCCACAAGTCTGTTTCATCTACATAATGGTGTTGAGGTCCCAGAGTCTCAGGATGAACAGTTTACAGGACGAGTCCAGTGTGACAAAGACGTCCTCAGAGAGGGACGACTCAGACTTCATGTGTCCAGACTCAGTACTAATGACTCAGGACTGTACATGTGTGAAGATGGCGACAGCACTGCTACATGTCGGCTCACTGTCACTG CAGCAAAGCCCAAACGCGTGAGACCAATGTCAACAAGTGCACCACCACAGGGTTGGGAATGGACCGCCGTATATTGTTCCCTGGGACTgataccagcagcagcaggcctgGGTCTTTTGGGTTACTTATTGTACAGACACTTTCGGCCTCGGAAATGGAGACAAAGAGTAAGACAAAGACCAGCACAAAGACCAGGACAAGGACAAGAGTCCAACAATTCCATCAATACTCTTAATAATTTTAAGCCAAGACAACCAGATTCCTGCTCAGATCATAGTGATGGATCTGAGTCAGCTCCACACTCTGTACATGCATCACTGGAAACAGCTGCAATGACAAATTCAATGAGACAAGACTGTTCAACTTAa